A genomic stretch from Anoplopoma fimbria isolate UVic2021 breed Golden Eagle Sablefish chromosome 8, Afim_UVic_2022, whole genome shotgun sequence includes:
- the bloc1s2 gene encoding biogenesis of lysosome-related organelles complex 1 subunit 2 gives MAATGDDAAAMDSISRAPAAQLAALNPAMSSSSPAEAPEEVAETPVVVPKKPSANSDGGVETAEEAVEPAEPDINELCTDMFEKMAIVLQGELTGTCEDYRLLENMNKLTSLKYMEMKDISINISRNLQDLNNKYASLQPYLDQINQIEEQVSSLEQAAYKLDAYSKKLEARFKKLEKR, from the exons atgGCCGCGACGGGCGACGACGCCGCAGCAATGGACAGCATCTCCAGGGCACCAGCGGCCCAGTTGGCGGCTCTGAACCCGGCTATGAGCTCCAGCAGCCCGGCGGAAGCCCCGGAGGAAGTGGCGGAAACCCCGGTGGTCGTTCCCAAGAAGCCAAGCGCGAACA GTGATGGAGGTGTGGAGACTGCAGAGGAGGCTGTGGAGCCTGCAGAGCCAGACATCAATGAGTTGTGCACAGATATGTTTGAAAAGATGGCCATCGTCCTGCAAGGAGAACTAACAG GGACTTGTGAGGACTACCGTCTCCTGGAGAACATGAACAAGCTCACCAGTCTGAAGTACATGGAGATGAAGGACATCAGCATCAACATCAGCCGCAACCTGCAGGATCTCAACAACAAAT ATGCCAGTTTACAGCCCTACCTGGACCAGATAAATCAGATTGAGGAGCAAGTGTCTTCACTTGAACAGGCTGCTTACAAACTGGACGCGTACTCGAAGAAACTGG AGGCCCGATTCAAAAAGCTGGAGAAGCGATGA